Within Oscillatoria salina IIICB1, the genomic segment GGGATAAACTGTTCACTACTGATAACTGTTCACTGATAACCCCAATCCCCAGTCCCCAGTCCCCAATCCCCAATCAATCACCTTTCTTCTGGAATAATTTCTGTAACAACTCTAGTACCAGTATTCCCACCGCTAACCACGATACTTTGATCCTGAAGCTTACCTATAGCCCTTGGACCAGAAACACTAAACGGCGGATCTGCTTGTCGATAAAAGACATTACCCATCGCTTGAATTCTTTGAGTAGGTATATCCCAAGTAAGCTGACTCGCAACCAGATTAGCCTGATTATCGGTACTCACTCCTTCAACACCATCACTCAAACGAGCGACTTCTTGTTTCAAATCCACTAAACCTCGATTAGCGGTAAGAGTAATTTTTTCCGTAGGATAAACAATTCGCAGAGGTTTATCTGCCATCACAGTTTCTGCATCTAGATTCCAAATAGCTGAATTAGTAGCAATTTGTAATGGTTGAGCCTTTTCACCAGTTTCAATTGATTTTAGCTCTACATTATTGCGTAACTGCACGATTTTAGTATTCAAATCAACCTCAGAATTATCAGCAACAACACGGTCAGTTATTGTTGCTTCTTGAAAACGATCGATTTGAATTGGACTAGAACCAACAACCCGTTCATCTTTCACCAGCCAAGTGAGTCGATCCGACTTCATTTTAAGTGATAGTTCCTTCGCTGTTGCTTCAATGTCACCAACTAACTCTAAATGTTGCTTTTTAGTTAAATATCGTCCCGAATTTGCCGATGCTGAAAATTTTTGGTTACTACCGCTCAATCGATCGTTAACAATTAATAAATCTTCTTTCGGCAACCATTGAACTTCCTCACCGCGAATTACTGCTCCATTACGGGGATCGACGGCAACTATTTGATTTTGCAAAGAAATTTTTGTACCTTCTCGATCGATTTCTCCTGAATTAGCTCTTACCTGTAAGACTACCTCTCCTTCTTGAAACAAAGACCCCTCAATCTGCTCGATTTTGGCGATTTTATTGTCTTCATCATAAACTGCTCGTTCTGCCTTAATTTTCCAGAGAGTATCCCCCTCCTCGTCTGCCTGTTCTAAACTAGCATTATCTAAAACTAATCCCCCTTCAGACAGACTTTCTTCTTTAGTAGACGTTATTTCTTGTTCAAGTTTTTGCTCGGTTTTACTTTTTGGTTGACAAGCAGTAATTACCAGCAGCAAGAAGACTAAAAAGAAACTTGCTGCTTTAGTTGCCCAAAGTTTACTTGATAATTTAGCCAAGCTAAAGTACATCGCCCATTGTCTCCTCAAGTGACGACATCAACAGTATCGAAAGCAAACTATCTTGGTTTTTCTTCATACTCGATACTGACACTAGAAAAGCTGCGGTAGCTATTGTCATGAGGTTTCGTAGTTTTTTGGATGTCCTCTTTAATTTCGTTGAGATCGATATAGCGATCGGCAACGTTAATCAAACTATCGCTAGTCATCGAGCGCAAACTCACTACTTCCACCCTCGAACCCCTATAACTAACTGCATCAACAGCATAAGCAAGATCGCCATCGCCGCTAACCAGAACCGCCGTATCATAAGATTTCACTAAAGCCATCATATCCACAGCAATTTCCACATCCAGATTGGCTTTTTTCGAGCCATCAGGTAGCTGAACTAAATCTTTAGCAATTACCCGATAACCATTGCGACGCATCCACAAAAGAAAGCCTTGTTGCTTTTCATTTGTGCGGTCAACACCTGTATAGAAAAACGATCGCAGCAATCTCGACTTAGCGGTGAGACGATACAATAATTTGGTGTAATCGATTTCGATACCTAATTGTAGGGCTGCATAAAATAAATTTGAGCCATCGATGAAAATAGCAACGCGACCTCGGTTTTCCAATACCTGTTCTGGGGAAAATACCGGGTCGTTTCCAAAGTTATCAAACATTTTTCCGATCCCTCGTTTTTTATTAAAAAAATTTGCTTTTTAAGTTTTGTACTATTTTAAATTTTGACTCAGTAGGGACTGAATCATCCAGCTTAATTTAAGTCATAAAACTTAAATTAAGAACTTTTTACCAATGGACACTAGCTTCTAGAGACCAAGGAGTTAAGGATTTTTAGCCCAACTCAAGTCGCAGTCTATAGTCTATATACCAATTTAGTCGATCGCCAGGGAGTTCTGATTATTTTAATGACTAATACTCTTCATCAGGTAGTTCCAACTTGGTAAAGATTGGTTGCGCTTGCTCTAAGGCTTGACTAGCTGGGAGAATTCCCCATTTTCCGTGGTGATTAAAGGGTGCTTGATGTTGAAGGAGAGTTTGGTTGTTGAAGTCGATCCCCAAACCTAACTGTTGATAAATGTCAGTACTTAAGTTGGGAATGATGGGTGAAAGGAGGTAAGCTGCTAGTCTAACAGATTCTAATACTGCATACAAGATTTGTTCTACTTCTGCCTGATTGCCTTGCTTGTATAAACGCCAGGGTGCTTGTTCGTCGATGTATTTGTTACTAAGACGAACCAATTTTAAGATTTCTTCACAAGCTTGACTAAAGCGCAGAGAGTTGTATTCTTTGGCAACGATTTCACCTAAATCATTACCTATTTTTTGCAGGATATTGTCGCTGCTAATTTCCGATGCTGTCAGTTCTGGTACCTTACTTTGACAATATTTTTTTGCCATGCCTAAAGTACGGTTGAGTAAATTACCTAAGTCATTGGCGAGGTCAGCATTGAGAACGCCAACAAAACGGGTTTCGTTAAAATCCCCGTCTCGTCCAAATTCTATCTCTTTGAGGAAATAGTAGCGTACTGCATCAGCACCGTATTTATTGACTAATTCCACAGGATCGAGAGTATTACCAAGACTCTTACCCATTTTCTGTCCGTCTTTGGTCAAAAAACCATGACCAAATACTTGTCCGGGCAGTTCAATTCCGGCTGATATTAGCATTGCCGGCCAATAAACGGCGTGAAAGCGTAAGATATCTTTACCGATTAAGTGTAAATTAATCGGCCACCATTGAGATAAGGCATTTTCTAGAGTTGGTTCGCTATCGGGTTCGAGAAGGGCGGTAACGTAACCTAGGAGAGCATCAAACCAAACGTAAATTGTATGTTTGGGATTGGTTGGTACAGGAAAACCCCAATTAAGGTTGAGACGAGAAATAGAAAAATCTTGCAGTCCTTGCTTAACAAAATTTAGGACTTCGTTGCGCCGACTTTCTGGTTGAATAAAGTCTGGACGCTCTTGGTAAAGTTGTTCTAAGTCTTGTTGATATTTTGATAAGCGGAAGAAGTAATTTTCTTCGTCGCGCCATTCGACTTGCTTATTAGGATGTAACTGGCAATAAGTTTGGTCGATTAGTTCTCGTTTTTCTTTAAATTCTTCACAAGCAACGCAATACCAGCCTTTTTGTCGATCTAGGTAGATATCTCCTCGATCCCAAACACGCTGAAAAAATTCTTTAACGATCGCTTCGTGACGAGGTGCAGTGGTGCGGCTGAAGCGATCGTATTGAATATTCAGTTTCTC encodes:
- the lptC gene encoding LPS export ABC transporter periplasmic protein LptC, whose protein sequence is MYFSLAKLSSKLWATKAASFFLVFLLLVITACQPKSKTEQKLEQEITSTKEESLSEGGLVLDNASLEQADEEGDTLWKIKAERAVYDEDNKIAKIEQIEGSLFQEGEVVLQVRANSGEIDREGTKISLQNQIVAVDPRNGAVIRGEEVQWLPKEDLLIVNDRLSGSNQKFSASANSGRYLTKKQHLELVGDIEATAKELSLKMKSDRLTWLVKDERVVGSSPIQIDRFQEATITDRVVADNSEVDLNTKIVQLRNNVELKSIETGEKAQPLQIATNSAIWNLDAETVMADKPLRIVYPTEKITLTANRGLVDLKQEVARLSDGVEGVSTDNQANLVASQLTWDIPTQRIQAMGNVFYRQADPPFSVSGPRAIGKLQDQSIVVSGGNTGTRVVTEIIPEER
- a CDS encoding LabA-like NYN domain-containing protein, which translates into the protein MFDNFGNDPVFSPEQVLENRGRVAIFIDGSNLFYAALQLGIEIDYTKLLYRLTAKSRLLRSFFYTGVDRTNEKQQGFLLWMRRNGYRVIAKDLVQLPDGSKKANLDVEIAVDMMALVKSYDTAVLVSGDGDLAYAVDAVSYRGSRVEVVSLRSMTSDSLINVADRYIDLNEIKEDIQKTTKPHDNSYRSFSSVSIEYEEKPR
- the metG gene encoding methionine--tRNA ligase, with amino-acid sequence MNKHKFALTTPLYYVNDVPHIGSAYTTMVADVVARWQRLQGQEVLLITGTDEHGQKIQRTAEELGVPPQEHCDRIAASFAGLWEKLNIQYDRFSRTTAPRHEAIVKEFFQRVWDRGDIYLDRQKGWYCVACEEFKEKRELIDQTYCQLHPNKQVEWRDEENYFFRLSKYQQDLEQLYQERPDFIQPESRRNEVLNFVKQGLQDFSISRLNLNWGFPVPTNPKHTIYVWFDALLGYVTALLEPDSEPTLENALSQWWPINLHLIGKDILRFHAVYWPAMLISAGIELPGQVFGHGFLTKDGQKMGKSLGNTLDPVELVNKYGADAVRYYFLKEIEFGRDGDFNETRFVGVLNADLANDLGNLLNRTLGMAKKYCQSKVPELTASEISSDNILQKIGNDLGEIVAKEYNSLRFSQACEEILKLVRLSNKYIDEQAPWRLYKQGNQAEVEQILYAVLESVRLAAYLLSPIIPNLSTDIYQQLGLGIDFNNQTLLQHQAPFNHHGKWGILPASQALEQAQPIFTKLELPDEEY